One segment of Bradyrhizobium sp. WD16 DNA contains the following:
- a CDS encoding tetratricopeptide repeat protein, translating into MAAPCVNAAPGWRRVVVAALVALTLGAIPGLQPARADGLARANAAYARGDYVRAVSLLTPLALRGNAEAQALLGYMYEHGFGAPQTYEAAADLYTRAAIRGVPFAQSMLGLMYDKGHGVPQDFIQAYKWLNLAAARAQHRERDYYLRLRDAVASKMSPDQIAVGQRLALLWVPGSW; encoded by the coding sequence GTGGCGGCGCCATGCGTCAACGCAGCGCCCGGCTGGCGGCGCGTGGTCGTGGCAGCCCTGGTCGCGCTGACGCTCGGCGCGATACCTGGCTTGCAGCCGGCCCGCGCAGATGGCCTGGCGCGCGCTAACGCGGCCTATGCCCGCGGCGACTATGTCCGCGCGGTCAGCCTTCTGACGCCGCTGGCGCTGCGCGGCAACGCCGAAGCCCAGGCACTGCTCGGCTACATGTATGAACATGGTTTCGGAGCGCCGCAGACCTATGAGGCCGCTGCCGATCTGTACACCCGCGCGGCGATCCGCGGCGTTCCTTTCGCCCAGAGCATGCTCGGCCTGATGTACGACAAGGGCCATGGCGTGCCGCAGGATTTCATCCAGGCCTATAAATGGCTCAATCTCGCCGCCGCTCGGGCGCAGCACCGCGAGCGCGATTATTATTTGCGTCTGCGCGACGCCGTCGCCTCCAAGATGTCGCCCGATCAGATCGCCGTCGGTCAGCGGCTGGCCCTGCTGTGGGTACCCGGAAGCTGGTGA
- a CDS encoding alkaline phosphatase family protein translates to MRTNWLSKSLCYATSALCALTTVAPAFAKQPTTPIKHVIIIVGENHTFDNLYGTYRPKKGQKVDNLLSKGIVNADGTPGPRFKKAEQKIGRNEVRYNVETASTGAYDVLPQPYTRGALGEPASVPDSRFPANMPNGPFQISKHVPYAAYTGDPVHRFFQMWQDFDGGKLDKFVWVEESISTGSNGKPMPDGGFDTKEGAISMGFYNMNPFTDASGKAQPGDAPFFKSLADKYALSDNFHQSVMGGTGANFQAIVTGHATFFTNPTTLDGSAAVPPTNQIENPDPVPGTNNYYTQDGYSGGSYVNCSDPSAPGVAAINEQLFKTGVSDNKCAPNHYYLVNNYNMYWDQTSSKTRTLGPNSFVLPPQSAPTIADVMTAKGVSWKYYSADRGDDATVFAKSVDGVPLMYHSYCGICDPLTGFLSIMKNPSEEAKLQNYGAFLKDIQAGTLPEVSFVRPFETLAGHPANSTTNNYELFLDALIKRVQSNPELWASTAIFITNDEGGGYYDSGYIQPVDFLGDGTRIPFVVVSPFAKSGYIDHTYYDHVSMLKFIEKNWDLPKISSQSRDNLPNPVHDRGHNRYMPKNRPAIGDLMNLFTFADNDHHDGDHDDHGDHDDHGDHDDHGDHDDHGGRDHD, encoded by the coding sequence GTGAGAACCAATTGGCTTTCCAAGTCGCTCTGCTATGCGACAAGCGCGCTCTGCGCCTTGACGACAGTGGCGCCGGCCTTTGCCAAACAACCGACCACGCCGATCAAGCATGTGATCATCATCGTCGGCGAGAACCATACCTTCGACAATCTGTATGGCACCTATCGGCCGAAGAAGGGACAGAAGGTCGACAACCTGCTGAGCAAGGGCATCGTCAACGCCGACGGCACGCCGGGCCCGCGCTTCAAGAAGGCCGAACAGAAGATCGGCCGCAACGAGGTCCGCTACAACGTCGAGACCGCGTCGACCGGCGCCTATGATGTGCTGCCCCAGCCCTACACCAGGGGCGCGCTCGGCGAGCCCGCCAGCGTGCCCGACAGCCGCTTCCCGGCGAACATGCCGAACGGCCCGTTCCAGATCAGCAAACACGTTCCTTACGCCGCCTATACCGGCGATCCGGTCCACCGCTTCTTCCAGATGTGGCAGGACTTCGACGGCGGCAAGCTCGACAAGTTCGTGTGGGTCGAGGAGAGCATCAGCACCGGTTCGAACGGCAAGCCGATGCCGGACGGGGGGTTCGACACGAAGGAAGGCGCCATCTCCATGGGGTTCTACAACATGAACCCCTTTACCGACGCCTCGGGCAAGGCCCAGCCGGGTGACGCGCCGTTCTTCAAGTCGCTGGCCGACAAGTATGCCCTGAGCGACAACTTCCATCAGTCCGTGATGGGCGGCACCGGCGCCAATTTCCAGGCCATCGTCACCGGCCACGCCACGTTCTTCACCAACCCGACGACCCTCGACGGCAGCGCCGCGGTGCCGCCGACCAACCAGATCGAGAATCCCGATCCAGTGCCGGGCACCAACAACTACTACACCCAGGACGGCTATAGCGGCGGTTCCTACGTGAATTGCTCCGATCCGAGCGCGCCGGGCGTCGCGGCGATCAACGAGCAGTTGTTCAAGACCGGCGTCTCCGACAACAAGTGCGCGCCGAACCACTACTATCTGGTCAACAACTACAACATGTACTGGGACCAGACGAGCAGCAAGACCCGCACTCTCGGCCCGAACTCGTTCGTTCTGCCACCGCAGAGCGCACCGACCATCGCCGACGTGATGACCGCGAAGGGCGTGTCCTGGAAGTACTACAGCGCCGATCGCGGCGACGACGCGACGGTGTTCGCCAAGTCGGTCGACGGCGTTCCGCTGATGTATCACTCCTACTGCGGCATCTGCGATCCGCTGACCGGCTTCCTCAGCATCATGAAGAACCCGTCGGAAGAGGCGAAGCTGCAGAACTACGGCGCCTTCCTCAAGGACATTCAGGCGGGCACCCTGCCGGAAGTCTCCTTCGTTCGCCCGTTCGAGACGTTGGCCGGTCATCCGGCGAATTCGACGACCAACAATTATGAATTGTTCCTGGACGCCCTGATCAAGCGCGTGCAGAGCAATCCGGAGCTGTGGGCGTCGACGGCGATCTTCATCACCAATGACGAGGGCGGCGGCTATTACGACTCCGGCTACATCCAGCCGGTCGACTTCCTCGGCGACGGCACCCGCATTCCCTTCGTCGTGGTGTCTCCCTTCGCCAAGAGCGGCTACATCGACCATACCTACTACGATCACGTCTCGATGCTGAAGTTCATCGAGAAGAACTGGGACCTGCCGAAGATCTCGTCGCAGAGCCGCGACAACCTTCCCAACCCGGTTCATGACCGTGGCCACAACCGCTATATGCCGAAGAATCGTCCGGCCATCGGTGATTTGATGAACCTGTTCACCTTCGCCGACAACGACCATCACGACGGTGATCATGATGATCACGGTGATCATGACGATCACGGTGATCATGACGATCACGGTGACCATGACGATCACGGCGGCCGCGATCACGACTGA